The Stegostoma tigrinum isolate sSteTig4 chromosome 9, sSteTig4.hap1, whole genome shotgun sequence genome includes a region encoding these proteins:
- the LOC125454579 gene encoding muscarinic acetylcholine receptor M3-like: MIPDYNSTTSPFFFNSNFSWNHDSQTRVVLGSRPVDQSANGLFRSAVLAPATSLGSNGSLLSNSTTDPLGGHTVWQVVLIAFFTGILSLVTIIGNILVIVAFKVNKQLKTVNNYFLLSLAFADVIIGVISMNLYTTYIIMDRWALGNVACDLWLAIDYVASNASVMNLLVISFDRYLSITRPLTYRAKRTPKRAGIMIGLAWIVSFVLWAPAILFWQYFVGERTVPPNECFIQFLSEPIITFGTAIAAFYLPVTIMTILYWRIYKETEKRTKELAALQASTTDMETIHFVHQTGSSRSCSSNELQQAGMKEQRRLRRCRFWANSKTWKSSAEGEQEGSSSDSWNNNDGGGSLDHSASSDEDDVVSETRAIYSIVLNLPGLKTAASLSRSTNANNIDLCSDELAKADNSVKERKFRSQEFKDPDEQGNSFHQHFAKLPVQSLPSIHPSKTSGGIASLAKSSTSMSLREATVAKAFASKARTQITKRKRMSLVKEKKAAQTLSAILLAFIITWTPYNIMVLVNTFCDKCIRDSLWQLGYWLCYVNSTVNPMCYALCNKTFRNTFKMLLLCHFEKRKKRRQQYQPKQAVIFHKRIPCEPS, from the coding sequence ATGATCCCTGACTACAACAGCACAACTTCCCCATTCTTCTTCAATTCCAACTTCTCGTGGAACCATGATTCACAGACTCGAGTGGTTCTCGGCAGCAGACCAGTAGACCAAAGTGCCAATGGCTTGTTCAGATCAGCTGTACTCGCTCCTGCAACCTCACTGGGATCAAATGGGTCTCTCCTAAGTAATAGTACAACAGACCCTCTTGGAGGTCACACTGTTTGGCAAGTTGTTTTGATCGCCTTCTTTACAGGAATACTTTCCTTGGTGACAATAATTGGAAACATTCTGGTTATAGTCGCATTCAAGGTGAACAAACAATTAAAAACGGTGAATAACTACTTCCTTCTAAGTCTCGCCTTTGCAGATGTGATCATTGGAGTGATTTCGATGAACCTATACACAACATACATCATAATGGATAGATGGGCTTTAGGTAATGTAGCTTGTGACCTTTGGCTCGCTATTGACTATGTTGCCAGCAATGCCTCTGTCATGAATCTTCTAGTTATAAGCTTTGACAGATACTTATCAATTACAAGACCACTTACCTACAGAGCTAAACGAACTCCCAAAAGAGCTGGGATAATGATTGGGCTCGCTTGGATTGTCTCATTTGTACTCTGGGCCCCCGCTATTTTGTTCTGGCAATACTTTGTTGGTGAGAGAACAGTGCCACCCAATGAATGTTTCATACAGTTTTTATCTGAACCAATAATTACTTTTGGTACTGCCATTGCTGCATTTTACTTGCCTGTCACCATCATGACAATCCTGTATTGGAGAATCTACAAGGAAACTGAAAAACGCACCAAAGAACTGGCAGCTCTCCAGGCCTCAACCACTGACATGGAAACCATCCATTTTGTTCATCAAACAGGCAGCTCCAGAAGCTGCAGCAGCAATGAACTGCAGCAGGCAGGAATGAAAGAGCAAAGGAGGCTCAGGAGGTGCCGCTTTTGGGCAAACTCAAAGACGTGGAAGTCTAGCGCCGAGGGGGAGCAAGAGGGAAGCAGCAGTGATAGTTGGAATAACAATGATGGCGGTGGCTCTTTAGACCACTCTGCTTCATCTGACGAGGATGATGTAGTATCAGAAACAAGAGCAATTTACTCCATTGTGTTAAACCTACCTGGACTTAAGACAGCTGCTAGCCTCTCGAGATCCACAAATGCCAATAACATTGACCTTTGCAGTGATGAACTTGCCAAGGCAGATAATAGTGTAAAGGAAAGGAAGTTCAGATCACAAGAGTTCAAGGACCCAGATGAGCAAGGTAACAGCTTTCACCAGCATTTTGCCAAACTTCCTGTTCAGTCACTGCCATCAATCCATCCCTCAAAGACCTCCGGAGGAATTGCATCTCTAGCAAAATCATCCACTTCTATGTCTCTCAGAGAAGCGACAGTTGCGAAAGCATTTGCTTCCAAAGCAAGAACTCAAATTACAAAACGAAAAAGAATGTCACTTGTAAAAGAAAAGAAGGCTGCACAGACACTCAGTGCAATTTTGCTTGCGTTTATTATCACGTGGACACCTTACAACATAATGGTACTGGTGAACACATTTTGTGACAAATGCATTCGTGATTCACTGTGGCAACTAGGTTATTGGCTGTGCTACGTCAATAGCACTGTGAATCCCATGTGCTATGCACTGTGCAACAAAACCTTCagaaacacttttaaaatgttaCTGCTCTGTCACTTCGAAAAAAGAAAAAAACGCAGGCAACAGTATCAACCAAAACAAGCTGTTATTTTCCACAAAAGGATTCCATGCGAGCCCTCCTGA